A window of Petrotoga sp. 9PW.55.5.1 genomic DNA:
GCCTAATATTCGTATCCTTTGCTTTTCTAATAGCCTCTTCGCTAAAATCTATACCTATATATTCAGTAAATCCCTCATCAAAAAGATAGTTGGCGAACTGTCCAACACCACATCCGATTTCTAAAATTTCTGGATTGTCTATTTTTTTAATAATTTCAACTGCTTTTTCCCAAACTGGGAAATAAGGAGACTCTTTATATTTCACTTCATATTTTTTATTGGGTGAATTATACATTTGGTCGTAATAACTATTATCTTTTTCTTCGAGTAAATCTAAAGAGTGCTTAAAGTTATTTTTGCAATCGTTGAAAAAATGCAAAAGATCTAAATCATATGCATTCATTATTAATTGTTCACGAGAATATATTAAGTCTCTATCAATTTTCATGTTTTTTAATTTTAATATCTGATCATATAGGGGTTTATTAAAATCTATTATTTTCCCCACTTTATATCTCTCATTAAAGTCTCTGAATGATATAAAATCAGAAAAAGCTATTGACAAGTTTGCTGCTATATAGTCATTTACTTTATTAGGTGAAGCTGTATTTACATGATAAAAATACCTTTCTTCAACATTCATTATTGCTAATCCCACATCATACTGAGTCATCTCATAAATCAATTCTTTAGGGGATAGGGCACCTTCGTAGTGTATGAATTTGGATTTACTTAATAATTTAGTTATATACTCTTTCTGAACATTTCCGTACAAATGGCAATGTATACTTTCATTAGCCAATTTTAATAACATTTCTTCTAAGTACCTATGACTATTAGGATTTCCGGATAAACCTCCTTCATAAACGCAATGTATTTCTCCATCTTTCTTACTTAACTTTTCCTTAAATTCATGAGGCACTAGATCTTTTTCTATGTAATTTTCTAATACAAATCTTTGTTTGTTAGGTATTTCAAATTTTTTAACAGCTAACTCTTCAACAAACCTGCTGGTATATATATTTCCTGCTGATTTAACGTTAGCAACATATTCCAATGCCTTCTGCTCATTTGTAAGGCCTCCCCTTAGGCTTAGCATATCATGTGTATCATGTATTATAGGTTTATTTGTAAGAGTTAATAAAACGGTGTAATAATCTGGTTCGTTAGAGCAATAAACGATATCACAATCACTTTTATTAATATAGTCAATCAAGATAGTAATATTATTAATTTGAAATATATTTTTGTATGGAAGATTGTTTAACTTGTACACTTGAGAAGGGTGCATTGCTATATATATTAGATCTACTTCAACTCCAATCTTTGATAACATCCTTGCTATTTTATGAGTTCTTATGCAGGGAATTTCTTGGACAAAAATAATTTTATTAATACTCTCAAGAACATTTTTTAACTTCTCTACTTCTTTTCTATTCATATTTTTTCCTAATTCAGTCATTGATTTTAAAATATCTTTTTCACTTTCTTTGTCTTTGCACATTTGCAAAGCTCTAAAATAATGGACAAAAGATTTGGTATATTTTTTAGAAATAAAGTAAATGAGTCCAAGATTATAATGTAAGTAAAAATTCCGAGAATCAAACATTGTACCTTGAAGTAAAACTTCTTCGGCTTTGTTTAATTCTTTTTCCAAAAAATAAATAACTCCAAGCATAGAATATATTTCAGCGTCATTAGGAACTACTTTTAAGTAATCATAAATTGCTAATTTTGCTTTTTCTAAATTGCCTTTTTCGATTAATATTTTTATCTCTTCTTTAGTTTCTTTTGTATCACTAGGTTGCTTGTACATTTCTTTAAAACCTCCGTAATTTAAGAATAATAATTCTTGTGGGTACAGAAACATTAATATGTAAATTTATAAATGATTTTTTATGTGTAAAAGTCATTACTCGGATGTACAAAAAATAGAATTAAGAATTAGAAACATTTGAAAAGAAATCAAGTTTTTCTTTTAGTCTGTAAGATTCGCCTTTTATTGAAATCACATGCGAATATGAACCTTCACTTTGAGAGAGTGGTCTAAATAAGATTCAACAATATTTACATCTGGCACAAGAGATTAATGCGCTTTCTCTTTTTGAAGCGAACTGTCCTTCTATCTACTGCGTATATCCTTGCTAATTCAGAAAAATTCGGTTTCATTCCCATCACCTTTATTATTTCTATCTGCTTTTTCATCTCGATATCCTTCTCCTCCTTTTCCTAATTCAAATACCAAGAGAAGGATACTATTTTTATGCACATTTTTGTACATTTTTATTTGCAACTTTTCCTACATTTTTATTTTACCATTTACAGGATCGCTATAAATTCAAAACATTTAATATTAATCTTGTCTTTTAATAATTCTGTTAAACCAGTTATTTCTCCTATTTTTTATCGTCTAAAATTTTGGGAAGCTTTAAGTAAAAATCAAAATTAGCAATAGAAGTGTGTATAGAAAGCAAATAGTAGCGCAACTAGATATATTATCGCTTGTTGGGGGATTAGTTCTGTAAGTCTTGAAGCTGTTCTTAATTCTATGTGTAGCTTATTTAGTTCTTTTGGGTTCATGTTTTGTTGAGATTATCAGGCTTTTTTGGTTTCTGTTTGCTTCATCTGTTATTACTCTTATTTTATCTTCTTCAAAGAAGTTGTTTAGCAGTTCATATATGTTCATAGTATCACCTCATAGTTTTTTGTGTAAGATATTTTCTTTCCCTATAATTAATATCCGCAAAATATTTATCTATTTTGTAAAATTTCAGGAATTTTTGTTGGATATAAAACTAAGCAAAAAANTTTTTTGAAATAAAATATATATATATATATTATTTTATTATGTATTATATAATGTCCTATTTTTTCATACACTTTGTCTGAAAATTTCATACAGTTTGTCTGATTTTTTCATACAGTTTGTCTGAATTTTTAAGACAGTTGTCTGAATTTTTAAGACAGTTGTCTGAATTTTTCATACACTTTTTTTCTTGATTTATAAAAATTCTTTGGTATTATGAAAAGAACTTTGAGGTGGTTGGTTTAATTCCCCTTCAAGGAAGAAAAATTGGTATTAATCAGCCTTATGAGAAGCATGTGGGTTTAAATTCCCCTTTTTGAAGGGGTGGCTGTGACGGTTATTGTCACAGAC
This region includes:
- a CDS encoding methyltransferase domain-containing protein, with amino-acid sequence MYKQPSDTKETKEEIKILIEKGNLEKAKLAIYDYLKVVPNDAEIYSMLGVIYFLEKELNKAEEVLLQGTMFDSRNFYLHYNLGLIYFISKKYTKSFVHYFRALQMCKDKESEKDILKSMTELGKNMNRKEVEKLKNVLESINKIIFVQEIPCIRTHKIARMLSKIGVEVDLIYIAMHPSQVYKLNNLPYKNIFQINNITILIDYINKSDCDIVYCSNEPDYYTVLLTLTNKPIIHDTHDMLSLRGGLTNEQKALEYVANVKSAGNIYTSRFVEELAVKKFEIPNKQRFVLENYIEKDLVPHEFKEKLSKKDGEIHCVYEGGLSGNPNSHRYLEEMLLKLANESIHCHLYGNVQKEYITKLLSKSKFIHYEGALSPKELIYEMTQYDVGLAIMNVEERYFYHVNTASPNKVNDYIAANLSIAFSDFISFRDFNERYKVGKIIDFNKPLYDQILKLKNMKIDRDLIYSREQLIMNAYDLDLLHFFNDCKNNFKHSLDLLEEKDNSYYDQMYNSPNKKYEVKYKESPYFPVWEKAVEIIKKIDNPEILEIGCGVGQFANYLFDEGFTEYIGIDFSEEAIRKAKDTNIRHKNNFYVDNAYTTDFFNRNYNVVVLFEFLEHVAEDIEILKKIKAGTHVLLSVPNFYSIAHVRWFENADKVIQRYSVILNILKVYEYKLSKTNIIFLVHGIKK